A window of the Glaciimonas sp. CA11.2 genome harbors these coding sequences:
- the tssK gene encoding type VI secretion system baseplate subunit TssK — protein MSWYNKVVWSEGLFLRPQLFQQQERYFEHFSHKRTASLSPFFWGFNQYEIDRETLLFGKLVFKSGSGIFSDGTPFDVPIHTPPPPPLTIVPEHQNQTIYLAVPLRLPNAEETTFDDRGGSLARYLAFDDELRDSNAIGQGPKPVQLCHLRLRLLPESELTESWIGIALTRIKSLKSDGAVTLHDNDHIPPVTGCSANSLLREWILQLHGLSKLRADALSARLSGSDGKAGAGAEVSDYLLLQILNRYEPLLEHMCQIGEIAPVELYRQLIMLSGELSTFVRPQTRRPVVAPGYNHMSIYGSIKPLVDNIYDLLSQVLIRSAQPIPLTDQAHGIRNAAMLPTELAGFTSLVLAVSAQMPADTLKMHFAAQTKIGPPQRLPELVRSHLPGLSLIPLPVPPRQIPFNAGYVYFELARSGPLWEQIAKHGGLAMHVAGVFPELQIELWGVRNK, from the coding sequence ATGAGTTGGTATAACAAAGTAGTGTGGAGCGAAGGACTTTTTTTACGACCACAATTGTTTCAGCAGCAGGAACGTTATTTCGAACATTTTTCTCATAAAAGGACGGCGTCGCTAAGTCCATTTTTTTGGGGATTCAATCAGTATGAAATTGATAGAGAAACCTTACTGTTTGGAAAGTTAGTATTTAAAAGTGGCTCCGGTATTTTTTCAGACGGCACACCGTTTGATGTTCCCATTCATACACCGCCACCGCCGCCATTGACGATTGTTCCTGAACATCAAAATCAGACGATCTATCTGGCCGTTCCATTGCGCTTACCGAATGCAGAAGAGACGACTTTTGATGATCGAGGAGGATCATTGGCTCGTTACCTCGCATTCGACGATGAACTGCGCGACAGTAACGCAATTGGGCAAGGACCAAAACCCGTTCAGTTATGTCATTTGCGCTTACGTCTCCTTCCCGAGAGCGAGCTAACTGAGTCGTGGATTGGCATCGCGTTAACTCGCATCAAGTCGTTAAAGTCGGATGGTGCTGTTACTCTGCATGACAACGATCATATTCCTCCTGTGACGGGTTGCTCCGCGAATAGCTTACTTCGCGAGTGGATATTGCAATTGCACGGTTTGTCTAAATTACGGGCTGATGCACTTTCGGCTCGCCTTTCCGGTAGTGATGGTAAGGCCGGAGCTGGTGCTGAGGTTTCTGATTACCTTTTATTGCAAATTTTAAACCGGTATGAACCATTGCTGGAGCACATGTGCCAGATCGGCGAAATTGCCCCGGTTGAACTGTACCGTCAACTCATCATGCTGTCAGGCGAGCTGTCAACGTTTGTGCGTCCGCAGACCCGTCGACCTGTTGTCGCACCTGGTTACAACCACATGTCCATATACGGAAGTATTAAGCCGCTCGTTGACAATATATACGATCTACTGAGCCAGGTACTCATCCGAAGTGCACAACCCATTCCTTTGACTGACCAGGCGCATGGAATTCGGAATGCTGCGATGTTGCCCACAGAATTGGCTGGTTTCACCAGTTTGGTACTGGCCGTTAGCGCGCAAATGCCAGCCGATACATTAAAAATGCATTTTGCTGCACAAACAAAAATTGGTCCACCGCAACGCTTACCGGAACTGGTCCGCTCGCACTTGCCTGGTTTGTCGCTTATCCCATTACCCGTTCCGCCGCGGCAAATTCCATTCAATGCCGGGTATGTATATTTTGAGCTGGCACGTAGCGGGCCGCTCTGGGAGCAGATAGCGAAGCATGGTGGACTTGCTATGCATGTTGCAGGAGTTTTCCCAGAGCTTCAAATTGAATTATGGGGAGTGCGAAATAAATGA
- the tssJ gene encoding type VI secretion system lipoprotein TssJ, with amino-acid sequence MLISTLMACSSGSPIKEQTKLDLQIEASRHVNQDDRGRSAPVMVRVYELKSAASFDDADFISLQNNGKNVIGSDLLHMDEFILRPGNKQIIQRKTHPETTSIAVLAGFRDLGKSVWRVIHTLDVAPDAAWYRAAIPADKARLKIYLDEQTVSITELD; translated from the coding sequence TTGCTGATATCGACGCTGATGGCATGTAGTAGCGGATCACCTATTAAAGAGCAAACTAAACTGGACCTTCAGATTGAGGCAAGTAGACATGTTAATCAAGACGACCGAGGTCGATCTGCGCCGGTTATGGTGAGAGTGTACGAACTTAAGTCGGCTGCAAGTTTTGACGATGCGGATTTTATTTCTTTACAAAATAATGGAAAAAATGTAATCGGATCGGACTTGCTTCACATGGATGAGTTCATTCTGCGTCCCGGTAACAAGCAGATAATCCAGCGAAAAACACATCCAGAAACCACTTCTATTGCTGTATTGGCAGGCTTTCGTGATTTGGGGAAATCTGTGTGGAGAGTGATTCATACGTTGGACGTTGCGCCGGATGCGGCATGGTACAGAGCCGCAATTCCCGCTGACAAGGCGAGGCTCAAGATCTATCTCGATGAGCAGACTGTTTCGATCACTGAACTGGATTAA
- a CDS encoding Hcp family type VI secretion system effector, translating into MAQDMFLKINGIDGESSDKSHKAEIEVLSWSWSVSQQSNMHAGSGGGAGKATVDDLEFQHYIDRASPNLIQYCLSGKHIDESVLVVRKAGGNPLEYLKLTMNDVLVTRVAASGTSIDETRPKETVRLSFSRLKHEYVVQNAQGGSGGAITATFDIKKNVA; encoded by the coding sequence ATGGCACAGGATATGTTTCTTAAGATTAACGGCATTGACGGCGAATCGTCTGACAAAAGTCATAAAGCGGAAATTGAAGTCTTAAGTTGGTCGTGGAGTGTTTCCCAACAGTCAAATATGCATGCAGGTTCCGGCGGCGGTGCTGGTAAAGCGACCGTTGACGATTTGGAGTTTCAACACTATATCGATCGTGCTAGTCCTAACTTAATTCAATATTGCCTGAGCGGTAAACATATTGATGAGTCAGTTCTTGTCGTGCGTAAAGCAGGCGGCAATCCACTGGAATATCTTAAGCTGACCATGAACGACGTTTTGGTTACGCGTGTTGCGGCTTCGGGCACCAGCATTGATGAGACGCGCCCGAAAGAAACGGTGCGTTTGTCGTTCTCTAGATTGAAGCACGAATATGTGGTTCAGAATGCACAAGGTGGCAGCGGAGGCGCAATCACCGCAACGTTCGATATTAAAAAGAACGTGGCCTAA
- the tssC gene encoding type VI secretion system contractile sheath large subunit, with translation MAVRETLARPAVDAAVSQSDFSALLSREFKPKTEQAREAVESAVKTLAEQALANAITIGDDAYKNIQTIIAEIDHKLSEQINLILHHVKFQQVESAWRGLHHLVTNTETDENLKIRFMDVSKDELRRTMTRYKGVAWDQSPFFKQIYEEEYGQLGGEPYGCLVADYYFDHTPADVDLLASVAKVAAASHSPFIKGASPSVLQMDSWQELANPRDLTKIFTQNLEYASWNALRNSEDARYIGMTMPRFLARLPYGINTNPVDEFDFEETTDGADHLKYVWANAAYAMAVNINRSFKRYGWCTLIRGVESGGVVENLPCHTFPTDDGGVDIKCPTEIAISDRREAELAKNGFIPLIHRKNTDYAAFIGAQSLQKAVEYHDADATANANLSARLPYLFACSRFAHYLKCIVRDKIGSFKEREEMQQWLNGWVMNYVDADPANSSQETKARRPLAAAEVVVEDVEGNPGYYQAKFFLRPHFQLEGLTVSLRLVAKLPLIKEAP, from the coding sequence ATGGCTGTACGTGAAACGTTAGCTCGACCTGCAGTGGATGCTGCAGTGTCGCAATCTGATTTCAGTGCCTTACTGTCACGAGAGTTCAAACCAAAAACCGAGCAGGCGCGTGAGGCGGTAGAGAGTGCCGTCAAAACACTCGCCGAGCAAGCGCTCGCAAATGCGATCACGATAGGCGATGATGCTTACAAAAACATTCAGACAATCATTGCAGAAATTGACCATAAACTATCGGAGCAAATCAATCTGATTTTGCATCATGTTAAATTTCAACAGGTCGAAAGTGCATGGAGAGGTTTGCATCATTTGGTCACCAATACCGAAACAGATGAGAATCTAAAAATTCGATTCATGGATGTTTCGAAGGACGAATTACGGCGTACCATGACACGTTATAAAGGCGTGGCATGGGATCAAAGTCCTTTCTTCAAGCAGATTTACGAAGAAGAATATGGGCAACTTGGCGGTGAGCCATATGGTTGTCTCGTTGCCGATTATTACTTTGATCATACGCCGGCGGATGTCGATCTCTTAGCCTCTGTTGCCAAGGTCGCCGCTGCATCACATTCGCCATTTATTAAAGGGGCGTCGCCGTCTGTGCTGCAAATGGATTCCTGGCAAGAGCTGGCTAACCCGCGCGATCTGACGAAGATATTTACTCAGAATCTGGAATATGCATCCTGGAATGCGTTGCGTAATTCAGAAGATGCGCGCTATATCGGGATGACTATGCCGCGGTTTTTAGCGCGTCTGCCATACGGTATTAATACCAATCCGGTGGACGAATTCGATTTTGAAGAAACCACAGATGGCGCTGATCACCTGAAATATGTTTGGGCAAATGCGGCCTATGCAATGGCAGTGAACATTAATCGTTCATTCAAGCGTTATGGCTGGTGCACATTAATTCGTGGCGTTGAAAGCGGTGGCGTTGTAGAAAATTTGCCCTGCCATACCTTTCCTACCGATGATGGCGGAGTCGACATTAAGTGCCCTACCGAAATTGCGATTTCGGATCGTCGTGAAGCGGAACTGGCAAAAAATGGCTTCATTCCATTGATCCATCGAAAGAATACAGATTATGCAGCCTTTATCGGGGCGCAATCACTCCAAAAAGCTGTTGAGTATCATGATGCCGATGCTACCGCGAACGCGAATCTTTCGGCGCGTCTTCCATATTTGTTTGCTTGCTCTCGCTTCGCTCACTATCTTAAGTGCATCGTTCGGGACAAAATTGGTTCGTTCAAAGAGCGTGAAGAAATGCAGCAATGGTTGAACGGGTGGGTAATGAATTATGTTGACGCAGATCCTGCCAACTCGTCTCAAGAAACCAAGGCCCGCCGTCCATTAGCGGCCGCCGAAGTGGTTGTAGAAGATGTCGAGGGCAACCCTGGTTACTACCAAGCTAAATTTTTCTTGAGGCCGCACTTTCAGTTAGAGGGTTTGACGGTTTCTCTACGCCTGGTGGCAAAGTTACCTTTAATTAAGGAGGCGCCATAA
- the tssB gene encoding type VI secretion system contractile sheath small subunit — protein MSESNSSQKFMARNRAPRVQIEYDVEIYGSEKKVELPFVMGVVADLSGMPIDALPPIGDRKFFSIDTDNFDERMKAMNPRVAFSVPNTLTGNGQLLVDMTFENMEDFSPAAIARKVSALSQLLEARTQLANLQTYMDGKAGAESLVTSVLKDPALLNILANAPKPESQKASPKTPDSK, from the coding sequence ATGTCTGAATCTAATAGTTCGCAGAAATTTATGGCACGTAATCGTGCCCCTCGAGTACAAATTGAATATGACGTCGAAATTTATGGTTCGGAAAAAAAAGTTGAACTTCCCTTTGTGATGGGCGTTGTCGCCGACTTATCTGGGATGCCAATTGACGCCTTGCCACCAATTGGCGATCGAAAATTTTTTAGTATTGATACGGATAATTTCGATGAACGTATGAAAGCGATGAACCCGCGTGTGGCATTTTCAGTACCTAATACCCTTACCGGTAATGGCCAACTCCTGGTGGATATGACATTCGAAAATATGGAAGATTTTTCTCCTGCAGCCATCGCCAGAAAGGTTTCGGCGTTGTCACAGCTTTTAGAAGCCAGGACCCAACTAGCAAACCTACAGACATACATGGATGGAAAGGCCGGCGCAGAAAGTCTTGTCACTAGTGTGCTGAAGGATCCTGCATTACTCAACATATTGGCAAATGCCCCAAAACCGGAATCCCAGAAAGCATCTCCAAAGACGCCAGATTCCAAATAG
- the tssH gene encoding type VI secretion system ATPase TssH, giving the protein MTLSRQLLFGKLDLTLFKSIESATTFCKLRGNPYVEIAHWLCHIVKAKDSDLRRIVKHFQIDADCLEIGLEKALSHLPTDASSIIDFSHHIELVIERAWIHASLEFEERKIRSSHLLVALLSTPELRRVLTGIFIGFKNIPIQELIDMLPVITQGSIEEGETSFDGGGFPCALPGEVNNAMVQRIPTQNSLALYCTDLTQQAREGKIDPVIGREHEIRTIIDILLRRRQNNPLLTGDAGVGKTAVVEGFALAISRGEVPPSLADTRLLSLDVAALLAGASMKGEFELRLKGVLEEVIVATSPVILFIDEIHTLVGAGGTAGTGDAANLLKPSLARGILRTIGATTWSEYKRHIEKDPALARRFQVVQIPEPAIASAITMLRGLVSTLEKHHGVWILDEAILAAVNLSHRYIPASQLPDKAIRLLDTACARVAITFHAPPAALQMLRFQLLAAEIEAGMLKKEQSLGRPNQEKIAKLHIKIVKLQQDAKTQEFRWEAEKALTERLLLIRQKLAGSTLTQEVKSNPDIVESLPKASIGSIKEKISVSTLAGVQELSEARWPIHGFDAAVKTDEPSDQPEEADLQEALRKLEAELRELQQDTPMVHSEVNASVIASIVADWTGIPVGRMLQDKIDAVLKLPDQLAQRVIGQSAALALISERLQTASAGMSDPGKPIGVFLLVGPSGVGKTETAFAISEMLYGGEQNLITINMSEYQEAHTVSSLKGAPPGYVGYGDGGVLTEAVRRRPYSVVLLDEIEKAHPDVHEVFYQVFDKGWMEDGEGRVIDFRNTVLLLTSNVGGELLSNVCENLDQLPEVQDLLDALQPELLSIFPSAFIGRVCIVPYLPLMDDSIAHIVSLQLDRVCARMKRTHQITLEYSSQVVSYIVAHCPTEETGARTLISFIEQKILPGISRYWLDMQGKGLPIKRLRIDMESGKIVYHPE; this is encoded by the coding sequence ATGACTTTATCTCGTCAATTATTGTTCGGAAAACTTGATCTAACGCTTTTCAAAAGCATTGAAAGTGCAACCACTTTTTGCAAGCTTCGTGGTAATCCATACGTAGAAATTGCACACTGGCTATGCCATATTGTTAAAGCTAAAGATTCGGATTTAAGACGGATTGTTAAACATTTTCAAATCGATGCGGATTGCTTGGAAATCGGATTGGAAAAGGCGTTGAGTCATCTTCCTACCGATGCTAGTTCAATAATTGATTTTTCACATCACATAGAGTTGGTGATTGAGCGAGCCTGGATTCATGCGTCATTAGAGTTCGAAGAAAGAAAGATACGTAGTAGTCATCTCCTGGTGGCATTGTTATCTACACCCGAGCTGCGTAGGGTGTTAACGGGCATTTTTATTGGATTCAAAAATATTCCAATTCAGGAGCTGATTGACATGCTTCCTGTCATTACCCAAGGATCAATTGAAGAAGGGGAAACTTCGTTCGATGGCGGCGGATTTCCTTGCGCGTTACCGGGTGAAGTCAACAACGCAATGGTCCAGCGAATACCCACGCAAAATAGTTTGGCGCTTTACTGTACGGATTTGACTCAGCAGGCGCGTGAAGGAAAAATTGATCCGGTGATTGGACGTGAGCATGAAATCCGTACCATCATCGATATCTTATTAAGACGGAGGCAGAACAATCCTCTTCTGACTGGCGATGCCGGGGTCGGAAAAACCGCAGTGGTTGAAGGTTTTGCGCTTGCCATATCGAGAGGGGAAGTGCCGCCGTCCCTTGCTGACACAAGATTATTATCACTTGATGTTGCGGCATTATTAGCTGGTGCGAGCATGAAGGGTGAATTCGAATTAAGGTTGAAAGGCGTGTTGGAAGAGGTGATCGTTGCCACGTCTCCGGTGATCTTGTTTATTGACGAAATTCATACACTTGTTGGCGCTGGCGGCACTGCGGGTACCGGCGATGCTGCCAACCTATTGAAGCCATCGCTCGCACGCGGGATTTTACGCACTATCGGTGCCACTACATGGAGTGAGTATAAGCGTCACATTGAGAAGGACCCAGCGCTAGCGCGTCGTTTTCAGGTAGTACAAATTCCGGAGCCGGCGATAGCGAGCGCCATAACGATGTTGCGAGGCTTGGTGAGTACATTGGAAAAACATCACGGCGTCTGGATATTGGATGAGGCGATTCTGGCGGCCGTTAATCTTTCGCATCGTTACATTCCCGCTAGCCAATTACCCGACAAGGCAATTAGACTGCTAGACACTGCTTGCGCGCGCGTTGCGATCACCTTTCATGCTCCACCAGCAGCCCTGCAGATGTTGCGCTTCCAATTGCTTGCGGCTGAGATTGAAGCCGGTATGCTAAAAAAAGAACAAAGTCTTGGTAGGCCGAATCAAGAAAAAATCGCGAAATTACACATAAAAATAGTTAAGCTTCAGCAGGACGCCAAAACGCAAGAATTCCGTTGGGAAGCCGAAAAAGCGTTAACAGAACGTCTGCTCCTGATACGCCAGAAGTTAGCCGGAAGCACTTTAACTCAAGAAGTTAAGTCAAATCCGGATATTGTCGAGTCCCTACCAAAAGCGTCGATAGGTTCGATAAAGGAAAAAATATCCGTATCCACACTTGCAGGAGTGCAGGAACTTTCAGAAGCGAGATGGCCGATTCATGGATTCGACGCTGCCGTTAAGACGGACGAACCGTCGGATCAGCCAGAAGAGGCGGACCTTCAAGAGGCATTGCGTAAATTGGAAGCTGAACTAAGAGAGCTTCAACAAGATACGCCGATGGTCCATTCTGAGGTTAATGCGTCAGTAATTGCTTCTATCGTTGCTGATTGGACGGGTATTCCAGTTGGGCGAATGTTGCAAGATAAGATTGATGCCGTATTGAAGTTGCCTGATCAATTGGCGCAGCGGGTGATTGGTCAGTCTGCAGCCTTGGCGTTAATCAGCGAACGGCTCCAGACCGCAAGCGCTGGCATGAGCGACCCAGGAAAACCAATTGGTGTGTTTTTGTTGGTGGGACCATCGGGTGTTGGGAAAACTGAGACCGCGTTTGCCATCTCGGAGATGCTCTATGGAGGCGAGCAGAATCTAATTACGATCAATATGAGTGAATATCAGGAGGCGCACACGGTCTCGTCGTTAAAAGGGGCACCTCCAGGATACGTGGGTTACGGTGATGGGGGAGTGTTAACTGAAGCGGTCCGTCGACGGCCATACAGCGTTGTCTTACTCGATGAAATAGAGAAAGCGCATCCAGACGTGCATGAAGTTTTTTATCAAGTTTTTGACAAGGGTTGGATGGAGGACGGCGAAGGTCGTGTCATCGACTTTAGAAACACCGTGCTGCTACTTACCAGCAACGTCGGTGGCGAATTGCTTTCCAATGTATGCGAAAACTTGGATCAACTTCCTGAAGTTCAGGATTTGCTGGATGCTTTGCAGCCGGAGTTGTTAAGTATTTTTCCATCTGCATTTATCGGCCGTGTTTGTATCGTTCCTTATCTTCCGTTAATGGACGACAGCATTGCTCATATTGTGAGTCTGCAACTAGATCGTGTTTGCGCTCGTATGAAACGAACTCATCAGATTACGTTGGAATATAGTTCGCAAGTGGTGAGCTATATTGTCGCTCACTGCCCCACTGAAGAAACCGGCGCTCGTACGTTGATTAGTTTTATTGAGCAAAAAATTTTACCTGGTATCAGTCGATATTGGTTGGATATGCAAGGCAAAGGTCTGCCAATAAAGCGGCTTCGAATCGATATGGAGTCGGGGAAAATTGTCTATCATCCGGAATGA
- a CDS encoding TagK domain-containing protein has translation MLIKTEKSSDNFDTKNDYVDALRNEEDFALVLNTTVIDDQSFSDLIVSNGSNLELKQRPSFHSTLRTPGWMINKEGAAAAILSQTGLGNPDDLLASLAAEYGRALLGHETDNTFDLAIHGVPSRSLAPVDPFLDSSPDFLDGSLLQDLLGEDLAINTILSDLDQFNTEALFAEVEPQEILRLLAPGDTAILPDRKTGLLTQREHHMISLDSYLPILGTTLDKKKD, from the coding sequence ATGCTGATAAAAACTGAAAAATCATCCGATAATTTTGATACTAAAAATGATTATGTAGACGCTCTACGCAACGAAGAAGACTTCGCACTTGTATTAAATACGACTGTAATCGACGATCAAAGTTTCAGCGATTTGATTGTCTCGAACGGTTCAAATCTAGAGTTAAAACAAAGGCCGTCGTTTCATTCAACGCTAAGAACTCCAGGCTGGATGATAAACAAGGAAGGTGCTGCTGCAGCTATTCTTTCGCAAACCGGCCTCGGGAATCCAGATGATCTTTTAGCATCTTTAGCAGCGGAATATGGGCGTGCATTGTTAGGGCATGAAACCGATAATACATTTGACCTCGCAATCCACGGAGTGCCAAGTCGTAGTTTAGCTCCGGTGGACCCTTTTTTAGACAGTTCACCAGACTTTTTAGACGGCTCATTGCTGCAAGATCTGCTGGGAGAAGATTTGGCGATTAATACAATTCTCTCAGACCTGGATCAATTCAATACTGAAGCTTTATTTGCCGAGGTTGAACCACAAGAAATACTTCGCCTGCTTGCTCCAGGTGACACAGCAATCCTTCCTGATCGAAAAACGGGGCTATTAACCCAGCGCGAACATCACATGATTAGTCTTGATAGTTATTTACCTATTTTGGGAACGACATTGGACAAAAAAAAGGATTAA
- the tssE gene encoding type VI secretion system baseplate subunit TssE: MSQADKLHASTYLPTLIDRLQDDAPNIHTEPPHKYLFGTQAMRSVIKRDLTLLLNTTNLSNAIDEKTLSAVASSVMNYGIPALSGEYIADRNWIKVERMIRKAIVDFEPRLLPDSLSLRPLTDNANSNHYNILFFELNALIHWSPYPLEFRIQSAFDLETAKVNFLQI, translated from the coding sequence ATGAGCCAAGCAGATAAACTGCATGCAAGTACGTATCTTCCAACGTTGATTGATCGCCTGCAAGATGATGCTCCGAACATCCATACGGAGCCTCCCCATAAATACTTATTTGGGACACAGGCCATGCGTAGCGTTATTAAGCGAGATCTCACGCTATTGCTTAACACCACCAATCTTAGTAATGCGATCGATGAGAAAACGCTCTCCGCCGTAGCGAGTTCGGTGATGAATTATGGCATCCCTGCCCTATCAGGCGAATACATCGCAGATCGCAATTGGATTAAAGTAGAAAGAATGATACGTAAAGCGATTGTCGATTTTGAGCCGCGTCTACTACCAGATTCGCTTTCCCTCAGGCCGCTAACCGACAATGCGAATTCCAATCATTACAACATATTGTTCTTTGAATTAAATGCATTGATTCATTGGTCTCCGTATCCTCTTGAGTTTCGTATTCAGAGCGCATTTGATCTCGAGACCGCTAAAGTAAATTTTCTACAAATCTAA